From a region of the Lactuca sativa cultivar Salinas chromosome 4, Lsat_Salinas_v11, whole genome shotgun sequence genome:
- the LOC111875884 gene encoding E3 ubiquitin-protein ligase UPL5, giving the protein MSSPDSPSVEFLHQRIKRKFEDYDDDEYDDLSYDLPAFRMRKDDPNPNSPPATASSNPFLDQITRQHPHFQTRASTSSSSSTQHSAFVWYPDRIQFFVRMISEAKTLVLHGKPDDKVKLIHEKIQAATGIPMVEQRLIYRGRQLQWDYSLAECKINNDAGLHLVGRMRSTEHPQAWQLIDDLVSTIYRLCKGEKGLCLKSVKSRLTEFLNMTAKYDIGDDQPAPHLNIFQSLCAPAALMMLYMSPHAGNKECAQESIRHLLNSSKHTLSRPIYSQCAPIALEFCKLLCRVSGRSDPLYEDCRSSLGSMVEYLRIGRSSRNYDNSSNKPVIITVQDILPYVAELANNLTEGLISSVEAIDDVCPSPSDVLEFASFLRPLKAAIKDQTEFEGIIPIPSKSTSTLPCGSDEIKLLYMIFIELFEKVQMCLDKIESYLATEKKGYFGWDSYLSILKELRSISKLYQGAEDFFWENLKRNKVSLCYLIVKYAKRGEDYKWILGHKDVIDFESRRHLVLMLLPEMKDEYDELHEMLIDRSQLLAESFEYIARVDPDTLRGGLFMEFKNEEATGPGVLREWFFLVCQEIFNPQNALFVACPNDRRRFFPNPASKVDPLHLEYFNFAGRIIALALMHKIQVGIAFDRSFFSQLSGNTISLEDIKDADPYLYSSCKQILDMDPTTVDEDALGLTFVREIEELGSRKVVELFADGKNIVVNSRNRKEYVDLLIEHRFVTSVSEQVSYFAKGFTDIAGEEKIRKLFFKSLECEDLDGMLYGSESIISVEDWKKHTEYYGYKETDPQISWLWEIIEEMTGNQRKVLLFFWTSLKHLPIEGFGGLASKLYIYKTNDSIELLPSSHTCFYRICFPSYPSLDIMRERLNIITQDHVGCSFGTW; this is encoded by the exons ATGTCTTCTCCAGACTCTCCGTCCGTCGAATTTCTTCACCAGCGAATCAAACGCAAGTTCGAAGATTACGACGACGACGAATACGACGATCTCTCCTACGACTTACCCGCCTTCAGGATGAGAAAGGATGATCCTAACCCTAATTCTCCTCCCGCCACCGCTTCcagtaatcctttccttgatcaaATCACTCGTCAACACCCTCACTTCCAAACTAGGGCTTCTACTTCCAGTTCCAGTTCCACCCAACACTCCGCCTTCGTATGGTATCCTGATCGTATCCAATTCTTCGTTCGTATGATCTCCGAAGCCAAAACCTTAGTTCTCCATGGAAAACCAGACGACAAAGTCAAATTAATCCACGAGAAAATCCAGGCCGCCACCGGAATTCCGATGGTCGAGCAGCGGTTGATTTATCGAGGACGGCAGCTTCAGTGGGATTATAGTTTGGCTGAGTGTAAGATAAATAACGACGCAGGCTTGCATTTGGTTGGTCGAATGCGGAGTACGGAGCATCCGCAAGCGTGGCAGTTGATTGATGATTTGGTTTCGACGATTTACAGGTTGTGCAAAGGAGAAAAGGGCCTTTGTCTGAAGTCTGTGAAATCGCGGTTAACAGAGTTCTTGAACATGACTGCCAAGTATGATATCGGGGATGATCAACCGGCGCCTCATCTGAATATATTTCAATCGTTATGTGCTCCAGCAGCCCTGATGATGCTCTACATGTCGCCTCATGCAGGTAACAAAGAGTGTGCTCAAGAATCAATTCGACATCTCCTTAATTCTAGTAAACATACACTGTCAAGACCTATATATTCACAGTGTGCGCCTATAGCATTAGAGTTCTGTAAATTGCTCTGTAGAGTTTCAGGAAGATCAGATCCTTTGTATGAAGATTGCCGGAGTAGTCTAGGATCAATGGTGGAGTATCTTAGAATTGGAAGAAGCTCTCGGAATTATGATAACAGCAGTAATAAACCTGTAATCATTACAGTTCAGGACATTCTTCCATATGTGGCTGAGCTTGCAAACAACCTAACAGAGGGTTTGATTTCCAGTGTGGAAGCCATAGATGATGTCTGTCCTTCACCAAGTGATGTCCTTGAGTTCGCTTCATTCTTGCGTCCTCTCAAGGCTGCAATCAAAGATCAGACAGAGTTTGAGGGAATCATACCAATACCAAGTAAGTCCACCTCCACCCTCCCTTGTGGCAGTGATGAAATCAAACTTCTATACATGATCTTCATTGAGCTTTTTGAGAAAGTTCAAATGTGTCTTGATAAAATAGAGAGTTACTTAGCTACAGAAAAGAAAGGATACTTCGGATGGGATTCTTATCTTTCAATCTTGAAGGAACTGCGAAGCATTTCCAAACTATACCAAGGTGCAGAAGATTTCTTTTGGGAAAATTTGAAAAGGAACAAGGTCTCATTATGCTATCTGATTGTTAAATATGCTAAAAGAGGCGAGGATTACAAATGGATTCTTGGACATAAAGATGTTATCGACTTCGAATCCAGGAGGCATTTGGTATTGATGTTGCTTCCAGAAATGAAAGATGAATATGATGAGCTTCATGAGATGCTTATTGACAGATCTCAGTTGTTAGCTGAATCTTTTGAGTACATTGCACGTGTAGATCCTGATACTCTTCGTGGTGGATTATTCATGGAGTTCAAAAATGAAGAAGCTACAGGTCCTGGTGTCTTACGTGAATGGTTCTTCTTAGTTTGTCAAGAAATCTTTAATCCCCAAAATGCCCTTTTTGTTGCTTGCCCTAATGACCGGCGAAGATTCTTCCCCAATCCAG CATCTAAAGTGGACCCATTGCACCTTGAATACTTCAACTTTGCAGGAAGAATAATCGCACTAGCTTTAATGCACAAAATCCAAGTTGGAATTGCATTTGATCGATCATTTTTCTCACAATTATCAGGAAACACAATCTCTTTAGAAGACATAAAAGATGCAGATCCATACTTATACAGCAGCTGCAAACAGATATTAGACATGGACCCCACTACAGTTGACGAAGATGCCCTTGGGTTAACATTCGTTAGAGAAATTGAAGAACTAGGATCAAGAAAAGTTGTGGAGCTTTTTGCAGATGGAAAAAACATTGTTGTGAATAGTAGAAACAGGAAGGAGTATGTTGATCTTCTTATCGAGCATAGGTTTGTGACATCTGTTTCAGAACAGGTGTCATATTTTGCTAAAGGGTTTACAGATATTGCTGGAGAAGAAAAAATAAGGAAATTGTTTTTTAAAAGCTTAGAATGTGAGGATCTTGATGGAATGTTGTATGGAAGTGAAAGTATTATTTCAGTGGAAGATTGGAAGAAGCATACCGAGTATTATGGGTATAAGGAAACTGATCCTCAAATATCATGGTTATGGGAG ATTATTGAAGAAATGACAGGGAATCAGAGAAAAGTGCTTCTGTTcttttggacatctttaaaacaTCTACCAATAGAAGGTTTTGGTGGATTAGCTTCAAAGCTTTACatatacaaaaccaatgattcaaTAGAGCTTCTTCCATCTTCTCACACATGTTTTTATCGAATTTGTTTCCCATCTTACCCTTCATTGGATATCATGAGAGAACGCCTAAATATCATCACTCAAGATCATGTGGGATGCAGCTTTGGAACAtggtga
- the LOC111875885 gene encoding E3 ubiquitin-protein ligase UPL5 codes for MSSPDSPSVEFLHQRIKRKFEDYDDDEYDDLSYDLPAFRMRKDDPNPNSPPATASSNPFLDQITRQHSHFQTRASTSSSSSTQDSAFVWYPDRIQFFVRMISEAKTLVLHGKPDDKVKLIHEKIQAATGIPMVEQRLIYRGRQLQWDYSLAECKINNDAGLHLVGRMRSTEHPQAWQLIDDLVSTIYRLCKGEKGLCLKSVKSRLTEFLNMTAKYDIGDDQPAPHLNIFQSLCAPAALMMLYMSPHAGNKECAQESIRHLLNSSKDTLSRPIYSQCAPIALEFCKLLCRISGRSDPLYEDCRSSLGSMVEYLRIGRSSRNYDNSSNKPVIITVQDILPYVAELANNLTEGLISSVEAIDDVCPSPSDVLEFASFLRPLKAAIKDQTEFEGIIPIPSKSTSTLPCGSDEIKLLYMIFIELFEKVQMCLDKIESYLATEKKGYFGWDSYLSILKELRSISKLYQGAEDFFWENLKRNKVSLCYLIVKYAKRGEDYKWILGHKDVIDFESRRHLVLMLLPEMKDEYDELHEMLIDRSQLLAESFEYIARVDPDTLRGGLFMEFKNEEATGPGVLREWFFLVCQEIFNPQNALFVACPNDRRRFFPNPASKVDPLHLEYFNFAGRIIALALMHKIQVGIAFDRSFFSQLSGNTISLEDIKDADPYLYSSCKQILDMDPTTVDEDALGLTFVREIEELGSRKVVELFADGKNIVVNSRNRKEYVDLLIEHRFVTSVSEQVSYFAKGFTDIAGEEKIRKLFFKSLECEDLDGMLYGSESIISVEDWKKHTEYYGYKETDPQISWLWEIIEEMTGNQRKVLLFFWTSLKHLPIEGFGGLASKLYIYKTNDSIELLPSSHTCFYRICFPSYPSLDIMRERLNIITQDHVGCSFGTW; via the exons ATGTCTTCTCCAGACTCTCCGTCCGTCGAATTTCTTCACCAGCGAATCAAACGCAAGTTCGAAGATTACGACGACGACGAATACGACGATCTCTCCTACGACTTACCCGCCTTCAGGATGAGAAAGGATGATCCTAACCCTAATTCTCCTCCCGCCACCGCTTCcagtaatcctttccttgatcaaATCACTCGTCAACACTCTCACTTCCAAACTAGGGCTTCTACTTCCAGTTCCAGTTCCACCCAAGACTCCGCCTTCGTATGGTATCCTGATCGTATCCAATTCTTCGTTCGTATGATCTCCGAAGCCAAAACCTTAGTTCTCCATGGAAAACCAGACGACAAAGTCAAATTAATCCACGAGAAAATCCAGGCCGCCACCGGAATTCCGATGGTCGAGCAGCGGTTGATTTATCGAGGCCGGCAGCTTCAGTGGGATTATAGTTTGGCTGAGTGTAAGATAAATAACGACGCAGGCTTGCATTTGGTTGGTCGAATGCGGAGTACGGAGCATCCGCAAGCGTGGCAGTTGATTGATGATTTGGTTTCGACGATTTACAGGTTGTGCAAAGGAGAAAAGGGCCTTTGTCTGAAGTCTGTGAAATCGCGGTTAACAGAGTTCTTGAACATGACTGCCAAGTATGATATCGGGGATGATCAACCGGCGCCTCATCTGAATATATTTCAATCGTTATGTGCTCCAGCAGCCCTGATGATGCTCTACATGTCGCCTCATGCAGGTAACAAAGAGTGTGCTCAAGAATCAATTCGACATCTCCTTAATTCTAGTAAAGATACACTGTCAAGACCTATATATTCACAGTGTGCGCCTATAGCATTAGAGTTCTGTAAATTGCTCTGTAGAATTTCAGGAAGATCAGATCCTTTGTATGAAGATTGCCGGAGTAGTCTAGGATCAATGGTGGAGTATCTTAGAATTGGAAGAAGCTCTCGGAATTATGATAACAGCAGTAATAAGCCTGTAATCATTACAGTTCAGGACATTCTTCCATATGTGGCTGAGCTTGCAAACAACCTAACAGAGGGTTTGATTTCCAGTGTGGAAGCCATAGATGATGTCTGTCCTTCACCAAGTGATGTCCTTGAGTTTGCTTCGTTCTTGCGTCCTCTCAAGGCTGCAATCAAAGATCAGACAGAGTTTGAGGGAATCATACCAATACCAAGTAAGTCCACCTCCACCCTCCCTTGTGGCAGTGATGAAATCAAACTTCTTTACATGATCTTCATTGAGCTTTTTGAGAAAGTTCAAATGTGTCTTGATAAAATAGAGAGTTACTTAGCTACAGAAAAGAAAGGATACTTCGGATGGGATTCTTATCTTTCAATCTTGAAGGAACTGCGAAGCATTTCCAAACTATACCAAGGTGCAGAAGATTTCTTTTGGGAAAATCTGAAAAGGAACAAGGTCTCATTATGCTATCTGATTGTTAAATATGCTAAAAGAGGTGAGGATTACAAATGGATTCTTGGACATAAAGATGTTATTGACTTCGAATCCAGGAGGCATTTGGTATTGATGTTGCTTCCAGAAATGAAAGATGAATATGATGAGCTTCATGAGATGCTTATTGATAGATCTCAGTTATTAGCTGAATCTTTTGAGTACATTGCACGTGTAGATCCTGATACTCTTCGTGGTGGATTATTCATGGAGTTCAAAAATGAAGAAGCTACAGGTCCTGGTGTCTTACGTGAATGGTTCTTCTTAGTTTGTCAAGAAATCTTTAATCCCCAAAATGCCCTTTTTGTTGCTTGCCCGAATGACCGAAGAAGATTCTTTCCCAATCCAG CATCTAAAGTGGACCCATTGCACCTTGAATACTTCAACTTTGCAGGAAGAATAATCGCATTAGCTTTAATGCACAAAATCCAAGTTGGAATTGCATTCGATCGATCATTCTTCTCACAATTATCAGGAAACACAATCTCTCTAGAAGACATAAAAGATGCAGATCCATACTTATACAGCAGCTGCAAACAGATATTAGACATGGACCCCACTACAGTTGACGAAGATGCCCTTGGGTTAACATTCGTTAGAGAAATTGAAGAACTAGGATCAAGAAAAGTTGTGGAGCTTTTTGCAGATGGAAAAAACATTGTTGTGAATAGTAGAAACAGGAAGGAGTATGTTGATCTTCTTATCGAGCATAGGTTTGTGACATCTGTTTCAGAACAGGTGTCATATTTTGCTAAAGGGTTTACAGATATTGCTGGAGAAGAAAAAATAAGGAAATTGTTTTTTAAAAGCTTAGAATGTGAGGATCTTGATGGAATGTTGTATGGAAGTGAAAGTATTATTTCAGTGGAAGATTGGAAGAAGCATACCGAGTATTATGGGTATAAGGAAACTGATCCTCAAATATCATGGTTATGGGAG ATTATTGAAGAAATGACAGGGAATCAGAGAAAAGTGCTTCTGTTcttttggacatctttaaaacaTCTACCAATAGAAGGTTTTGGTGGATTAGCTTCAAAGCTTTACatatacaaaaccaatgattcaaTAGAGCTTCTTCCATCTTCTCACACATGTTTTTATCGAATTTGTTTCCCATCTTACCCTTCATTGGATATCATGAGAGAACGCCTAAATATCATCACTCAAGATCATGTGGGATGCAGCTTTGGAACAtggtga